The Changchengzhania lutea genomic sequence GTTTTATTGCGTTATGTGCAATTCTTAATTTTGGAGTACTTAATAAATATATACTTTACGCTTATTACGTGGGGGTGTCTCTATTTGCAGTTATTGCCACTTCGCAATTCTGGATTTTAGCCAATATTGTTTTTAACTCTAGGGAAGCCAAACGCTTATTTGGTTTTATTGGTGCTGGTGCCATTGCAGGAGGCGTGTTTGGAGGCTATTTAACGAGTATCATAGTTTCAGCATTCAATAATGTCACCGCAATATTAGTTGCAGCTATTTTAATCTTGTGTTGCATTCCTATCATGCATAAAATATGGTCTTTAAGAATTAAGAAGCTTAATACCTACGTAAGGAAACAACGAAAATATACGGATTCTAATGGCGGTGAATCTGCTTTAAAGATTATTTCAAAATCCAAACACTTAACCTATCTCGCTATTATTACTGGATTAGGTGTGGTTGTCGCTAAATTAGTGGATTTTCAATTTAGCGATTTCGCCAACAAAGCGATACTGGATCCTGATAAATTGGCTTCATTCTTCGGTTTTTGGTTTTCAACCTTTAATGTATTAGCACTGATACTCCAGCTCTTTTTAACAAATAAGTTATTAAGTAAACTTGGCGTTTCTACTACCTTATTAATACTCCCACTGGGCATAGCAATTGGAAGTTTGCTCTTTATAACCTTTCCTGAATTATGGGTGTTAATTATTATAAAAGGGATTGATGGCAGTTTCAAACAATCCGTTAACAAAGCGGCGGTAGAATTATCCATCATGCCCATTCCCTTTCATATAAAAAATCAGGCCAAATCCTTTATAGATGTTGCTGTAGATAGTATTGCTACTGGATTAGCCGGTTTGATGCTTATTTTCTTAATTCGGAAATTAGATCTCGATACAACGTATATTACTGTAATCATATTGTTATTTACTTTCGCATGGATTGTATTAATATACAAACTCAGGGAAGCGTATTTCAATTCTTTCAGAATAAACATTCAACGCAACCTTACCACAGAAGCCCTTAATAAAAAAGAATCTCGAAAAGAGAATACCATCTCGTATTCCAGAAGAATTTTAAGAACTGGAAGCGAAGATGCTATTTTAAACATGCTCGATCAAATTAGCCAATATAAAATTAATGCCTTAAAGCCAGAAATTATTGCCTTACTGGATTTCCCATCTATTTTAGTAAAAATCGAAGCTATTAAGCAGTTGTATGCTTACGATAAAGGGACTGCCATTAACAAGGTTAAATCGCTTATTATTTCCGAAGATGATGAATTGGTTTATACCGCTTTAGAATATATTTTAGAACACTCCTATTTAAATAAAAATGAATTTTTCAATCAATATTTAGATCATGAAAGCAGGTATATCTCCGGTGCAGCATTACTATGTCTTGCTAAGGAGGCATCAGACAATAAACGGCTATCAGAAGCTTATAATTTAGAAAAAAGAATTGCCGATAAAGTTAAATCTTTACATGATGATAATGATGTTGAGCGGAAAGAAGAAATTGCTAAATTGCTTATAACTATAGCATATTCGGGCTTAAGGCAATATTATCCATTTATCAACCTTAATCTCAATCATAAGAAGTCCTACATTGTAAAACACGCTATAAAAGCGGCCGGCATTACTGTCGATGAATCGTATATAGAAGTGCTCATTCGTTTTCTAAAAACCAAAACCTATAGAAACATCGCCATTAAATCTCTTAAAAGATATG encodes the following:
- a CDS encoding Npt1/Npt2 family nucleotide transporter, coding for MQLYIFLVITVLLIVKPTVNALFLSRLGADSLPYGYIIVAIVAVITTYYYNKAAIRFALVQVTTITLIFFSLSFIALCAILNFGVLNKYILYAYYVGVSLFAVIATSQFWILANIVFNSREAKRLFGFIGAGAIAGGVFGGYLTSIIVSAFNNVTAILVAAILILCCIPIMHKIWSLRIKKLNTYVRKQRKYTDSNGGESALKIISKSKHLTYLAIITGLGVVVAKLVDFQFSDFANKAILDPDKLASFFGFWFSTFNVLALILQLFLTNKLLSKLGVSTTLLILPLGIAIGSLLFITFPELWVLIIIKGIDGSFKQSVNKAAVELSIMPIPFHIKNQAKSFIDVAVDSIATGLAGLMLIFLIRKLDLDTTYITVIILLFTFAWIVLIYKLREAYFNSFRINIQRNLTTEALNKKESRKENTISYSRRILRTGSEDAILNMLDQISQYKINALKPEIIALLDFPSILVKIEAIKQLYAYDKGTAINKVKSLIISEDDELVYTALEYILEHSYLNKNEFFNQYLDHESRYISGAALLCLAKEASDNKRLSEAYNLEKRIADKVKSLHDDNDVERKEEIAKLLITIAYSGLRQYYPFINLNLNHKKSYIVKHAIKAAGITVDESYIEVLIRFLKTKTYRNIAIKSLKRYGSEITKTFIKLDRKEELGVDAKRYIPKIVQSYNTQGAVKVLIRLLKSKDVIIRFESAKSLIKLKSKSEHLYFNKRLFNNAIINESKYVKDTLDIIASIQYLSKGDIEVDTPISAARESLIGVLEEQLETSLQCIFKLLSLVYEEADINVSYSGLISEVKEARINALEFLDNLLQSQLKSRVLPLVEYYIVDESEVNNSRLKLNIIPESAYIKLLIRKRGKRIKLELLKLIEILKNKSYIPTVASLTKHQNKDIRFTAIETLKELKKL